In the Nicotiana tabacum cultivar K326 chromosome 16, ASM71507v2, whole genome shotgun sequence genome, one interval contains:
- the LOC107794610 gene encoding uncharacterized protein LOC107794610, whose translation MEIHNGIGYRVYVELKKENREFGMYPLCITTIEKELVSGGCLNQCDIVQIDEAVQREVMAGQLYKDKATLKEVMENYAISQRFQFRVDKSNTVSYALLCMSEDCKWRFKASSINKSELFKTREFIDNYTCPLKDKVYEQRQASSSLIGGMIRPKLTNHKRKYTPKDIIDDVKSHLGVDVSYMLAWRAKEKGFDHCRPIVVVDESHLKSYYTGIFVSASTLDGAAYGVIDSENDAAWTWFIEQFKIAYSNRENMCIVSDINENIIKSVSRVYPDKFKKSHAKLREIYFSMAKAYTQFEFDSMTEKVEKVDIRMKEYLELAGYEK comes from the exons ATGGAAATACACAATGGTATTGGTTACAGGGTGTATGTAGAGTtgaaaaaagagaacagagaattcGGGATGTATCCTTTGTGCATAACAACTATTGAAAAAGAACTTGTATCCGGAGGTTGTTTAAATCAATGCGACATTGTGCAAATAGACGAAGCAGTTCAAAG GGAGGTTATGGCTGGACAATTATATAAGGATAAGGCTACATTGAAAGAGGTGATGGAGAATTATGCTATATCTCAAAGGTTTCAATTCCGGGTTGATAAGTCTAACACTGTCAG CTATGCATTATTATGTATGTCAGAAGATTGtaaatggaggtttaaggctTCGAGCATTAACAAATCAGAACTATTCAAAACGAGAGAGTTCATTGATAACTATACATGCCCGCTTAAGGACAAGGTGTATGAGCAGCGACAGGCAAGTAGCAGCCTTATAGGTGGTATGATTAGGCCTAAGCTTACTAATCATAAGAGGAAATACACCCCAAAggatattattgatgatgtgaaatCACATTTAGGTGTAGATGTTAGCTACATGTTGGCGTGGCGGGCTAAAGAAAAG GGGTTTGATCATTGTAGACCCATTGTGGTTGTGGATGAAAGTCACCTAAAATCTTACTACACCGGGATATTTGTCTCGGCAAGCACGTTGGATGGTGCAG CATATGGTGTTATTGATTCAGAGAACGATGCTGCTTGGACATGGTTCATTGAGCAATTCAAGATAGCATACAGTAACAGGGAAAACATGTGCATCGTTTCAGATATAAATGAGAATATCATTAAATCTGTATCGAGAGTGTATCCAGAT aaattcaaaaagagCCATGCAAAGTTGAGAGAGATATACTTCTCGATGGCGAAAGCATACACACAATTTGAATTTGACAGTATGACGGAGAAGGTGGAGAAGGTAGATATTAGGATGAAAGAATACTTGGAGTTAGCTGGATACGAAAAGTAG
- the LOC107787612 gene encoding putative late blight resistance protein homolog R1B-14 — MAAYAALTSLLGTIDQLLQSNLSGLQENHKRHLKSLKEKFGSLQASFGNVDGEPTKEMQARIKDVARDTEDEVESLVKQLMEQDELLQVESCAKLAKISQQATQEIDSFKEELIKQENNNLQGESSSTSGSSSPRLDASILENDMEGYNVERGSMVQQLTRRSGSDQREVFSVVGMPGIGKSTFAKTIFLHPSIRRVFHIRGWITVSKDYDLRKMLLVLLDAIGKKDPVDAKIDIGKLAERLKNGLKRERYLIVVDDIWSKEAWIRIAQWFPDSGNKSRILLTSRDKEVAEYASFPRSCFQMRPLNTNESQNLFYRKTFAKNDNPGSAFKEVAEEVAKNCKGLPLMITAVAGILSSKSTLGEWNTVAQSVSSLVNDDAYQQCLKVLALSYNHLPSHVKACFLHFGVFPKAHEISVKKLIRLWVAEGLLNLKGVEEFEQVAGHLLYNLIEKSLVIIGKRSFDGKIKTCMIHDLFHDLCLEEAKSENLLYVPSDSTIFEVQRYFPKGCRWVSVQSGLTNPPRYYNDYSTLVETRSLYLNGRSWQIPDLRPFLFKLLRVLDLEETSSSFSPVVMMGDLVCLRYLAVMSHRILEDLTNSNLCNLQTLIFRRHVVYDGERAATLPKAIWQMSQLRHLYAACFSLCSPRMVSVEHLVLRNLRNVSGLSPSCCTKEIFEGIKKVQKLGILCTRKEYPRDPKWIDNLQYLPELEELSIATQGYLFEREEVECFSLTSPDALPLNLKKLKLSKTYLQWKYMAVIGKLPKLEVLQLKDHAFVGNEWKATDQVRFHELKFLLLDCLYLRNWRTTDSNDHFSSLERVIIKGCNFLKEIPEGFAGSKNLELIELHKCTPSVVAIAQKIQEKHEYYGRCKLKVIDYDTAGIFERQMPKAPQLRDYLKRSTCN; from the exons ATGGCTGCTTATGCTGCACTAACTTCTCTGCTGGGAACAATAGATCAGCTTTTACAGTCCAACTTATCAGGCCTACAAGAGAACCATAAGCGACATTTGAAATCGCTCAAGGAGAAGTTTGGGTCACTACAAGCGTCGTTTGGCAATGTTGATGGCGAACCAACCAAGGAGATGCAAGCAAGAATCAAAGATGTAGCACGCGATACAGAAGATGAAGTTGAATCACTAGTGAAACAACTTATGGAGCAGGATGAACTCCTTCAAGTTGAATCATGCGCGAAGCTTGCCAAGATCTCTCAACAGGCTACACAAGAGATAGATTCTTTCAAGGAAGAGCTCATCAAGCAGGAGAATAACAATTTGCAAGGTGAGAGTTCTTCAACTAGCGGCTCTAGTTCTCCACGATTGGATGCTTCAATCCTTGAGAACGATATGGAAGGGTACAATGTTGAAAGAGGAAGCATGGTTCAACAACTTACCAGACGCTCAGGCTCAGATCAACGGGAAGTCTTCTCTGTTGTGGGAATGCCGGGCATAGGTaagtcaacttttgccaaaacTATATTCCTCCATCCCTCTATTCGGAGGGTCTTTCATATTCGTGGATGGATTACTGTGTCTAAGGACTATGATCTAAGAAAGATGCTTCTAGTCCTTCTTGATGCTATTGGAAAGAAAGACCCGGTTGATGCTAAAATTGATATTGGAAAACTCGCTGAGCGGTTAAAAAATGGTTTGAAGAGAGAAAGGTATTTGATTGTTGTGGATGACATATGGAGCAAAGAAGCTTGGATTAGGATTGCACAATGGTTTCCAGATTCTGGTAACAAAAGTCGAATTTTGTTGACTTCTCGAGACAAGGAGGTTGCTGAGTACGCTAGCTTTCCAAGAAGTTGTTTCCAGATGCGTCCTCTGAACACAAATGAAAGTCAGAATCTGTTTTACCGGAAGACATTTGCCAAAAATGACAACCCAGGGTCGGCATTTAAGGAAGTTGCAGAGGAAGTTGCCAAAAATTGCAAAGGATTGCCGCTAATGATTACTGCAGTTGCTGGTATACTCTCTAGCAAGAGTACGCTAGGTGAATGGAATACAGTAGCTCAAAGTGTGAGCTCATTAGTAAATGATGATGCTTACCAACAATGCTTAAAAGTGCTCGCTTTGAGCTACAATCATCTTCCTTCTCATGTGAAAGCTTGTTTTTTGCATTTTGGAGTTTTTCCAAAAGCCCACGAGATTTCCGTTAAGAAGTTGATTAGATTGTGGGTTGCGGAAGGACTCTTAAACCTAAAGGGGGTTGAGGAATTTGAACAAGTGGCTGGTCATCTTTTATATAATCTTATTGAGAAAAGTTTAGTTATTATTGGCAAGCGAAGTTTTGATGGCAAGATTAAGACATGTATGATTCACGATCTTTTTCATGATTTGTGCTTGGAGGAAGCTAAAAGCGAGAATCTTTTGTATGTTCCTTCagattccaccatttttgaagtaCAGAGATATTTTCCCAAAGGTTGTAGGTGGGTGTCAGTTCAATCAGGTCTAACTAATCCCCCAAGGTACTACAACGATTACAGTACTCTTGTCGAAACACGTTCTCTTTATTTAAATGGTAGAAGTTGGCAAATACCTGATTTAAGACCTTTCCTTTTCAAGCTACTAAGAGTATTGGACTTGGAGGAAACTAGCAGTTCGTTTTCCCCTGTTGTGATGATGGGAGACCTAGTTTGTTTAAGGTATTTGGCTGTGATGAGTCATAGAATTTTAGAGGATCTAACAAATAGCAATCTTTGTAATCTACAAACTCTCATTTTTAGGCGCCACGTAGTGTATGATGGTGAACGCGCTGCAACTTTACCAAAAGCGATTTGGCAAATGTCTCAACTAAGGCATCTCTATGCAGCATGCTTTTCTCTATGTTCTCCTAGAATGGTATCAGTTGAGCACTTGGTTCTGCGAAACTTACGGAATGTTTCTGGTTTGAGTCCTTCTTGTTGCACAAAGGAAATATTTGAAGGGATTAAGAAGGTGCAAAAGTTGGGCATTCTCTGCACTAGGAAGGAATATCCTAGGGATCCTAAATGGATAGATAATCTTCAATATTTACCAGAGCTCGAGGAACTAAGTATTGCAACTCAAGGTTATCTGTTCGAGAGGGAAGAAGTTGAATGTTTTAGTCTTACAAGTCCAGATGCTTTACCACTAAATCTCAAGAAATTGAAACTTAGCAAGACCTATCTTCAATGGAAGTACATGGCCGTTATTGGCAAGTTGCCCAAACTCGAGGTGCTCCAATTGAAGGATCATGCCTTCGTGGGCAACGAGTGGAAAGCAACAGATCAAGTGAGGTTCCATGAATTGAAGTTCTTGCTTCTTGATTGTCTCTACCTTAGAAACTGGAGAACCACTGACTCTAATGATCATTTCTCAAGCCTTGAGCGCGTAATTATCAAAGGCTGCAATTTCTTAAAAGAGATTCCTGAAGGATTTGCTGGTAGCAAGAACCTGGAGCTGATTGAGTTACACAAATGTACTCCTTCCGTTGTGGCTATTGCTCAGAAGATCCAGGAAAAACACGAGTATTACGGAAGGTGCAAACTGAAAGTTATCGACTACGATACAGCAG GAATCTTTGAACGTCAAATGCCGAAGGCGCCTCAGCTAAGAGATTACCTTAAAAGATCAACCTGCAACTGA
- the LOC107787611 gene encoding beta-D-glucosyl crocetin beta-1,6-glucosyltransferase-like, producing the protein MNGFMDNQKQLRVLMFPWLGYGHITPFLELAKKLSQRNFTIYLCSTPVNLNSIKKKLSHEFSSSIQFLELHLQTLPNLPPCHHTTNGLPPHLMNTLKEAFDLACPEFTLILKTLKPDLLIYDFLQPWAPNVAAELKIPAVEFISSSSTMTAYMLHDFNKPGIKFPFSSIYYRDYEMARIKKDESSMPVEKLEEDKKRVRDCFYLSSDIVLIKSFKEIEGKYSDYITKLTGKKVVPIGPLVQEPTLDDGESELITWLNEKEEKSTIFVSFGSEYFLSKEDLLEIAYGLENSKVNFIWPIRFQKGEDIELEEALPNGFFNRVGNRGKVFKGWAPQAKILEHSSIGGFMSHCGWSSVMESMKYGVSIIAMPMHIDQPINSRLVEEVGIAVEVVRDSNGKLHREEVAAIINQVVVEKEGKFVRQKARDMKEMLRSKGDEEIEEVAKELKKLCAKKTHNSIS; encoded by the coding sequence ATGAATGGTTTTATGGATAATCAAAAACAACTTCGAGTTTTGATGTTTCCATGGTTGGGTTATGGTCATATAACTCCCTTCTTAGAGTTAGCTAAAAAACTCAGCCAAAGAAATTTCACTATTTACTTGTGTTCTACGCCAGTAAACCTAAACTCTATTAAGAAAAAACTTAGCCATGAATTTTCATCATCAATCCAATTCTTGGAACTTCATCTACAAACTTTACCTAATCTTCCTCCTTGTCACCATACCACCAATGGTCTCCCACCTCATCTTATGAACACTCTCAAAGAAGCTTTTGATTTAGCCTGTCCTGAATTTACCCTAATCTTGAAAACCCTTAAGCCCgatttattgatttatgattttCTCCAACCTTGGGCTCCAAATGTTGCTGCTGAGTTAAAAATTCCTGCTGTTGAATTTATTAGTAGTAGTTCTACAATGACTGCTTATATGTTGCATGATTTCAATAAGCCAGGTATAAAATTTCCTTTCTCGTCTATTTATTATCGTGACTATGAGATGGCTCGTATAAAGAAAGATGAATCATCTATGCCTGTGGAAAAGCTTGAGGAAGATAAAAAACGAGTTAGAGATTGTTTTTACCTATCTAGTGATATTGTTTTGATAAAAAGTTTTAAGGAGATTGAGGGTAAGTATAGTGATTATATTACTAAGTTAACTGGGAAAAAAGTTGTGCCAATTGGTCCATTAGTTCAAGAACCTACTCTTGATGACGGAGAATCAGAGTTAATAACATGGTTGAATGAAAAAGAGGAGAAATCCACAATTTTTGTATCTTTTGGAAGTGAATATTTTTTGTCTAAGGAAGATTTGTTGGAGATTGCTTATGGATTAGAAAATAGTAAGGTGAATTTTATATGGCCTATAAGGTTCCAAAAAGGGGAAGATATAGAACTTGAAGAGGCACTACCTAACGGATTTTTCAATAGGGTAGGAAATAGGGGAAAAGTTTTTAAAGGATGGGCACCACAGGCAAAAATCTTGGAGCATTCAAGTATTGGCGGATTTATGAGTCATTGTGGTTGGAGTTCAGTAATGGAAAGCATGAAATATGGGGTTTCGATTATTGCTATGCCAATGCATATTGATCAACCGATTAACTCTAGGCTTGTTGAAGAGGTTGGTATTGCTGTGGAAGTTGTGAGGGATAGTAATGGAAAGCTTCATAGAGAGGAAGTTGCAGCCATAATCAACCAAGTTGTGGTAGAAAAGGAAGGTAAATTTGTGAGACAAAAGGCAAGGGATATGAAGGAAATGCTTCGTTCCAAAGgagatgaagaaattgaagaagttgCCAAAGAGTTGAAAAAGCTTTGTGCTAAGAAAACTCACAATTCTATTAGCTAG